The sequence TGGCTGAATTTGCGACTGTAATCCGTCGCCATGCTGCTAATAAAAAAGGTGTCACGCTAGCAATGCCTTTTTTTCCAGAACATATCCAACAAATGTTTAATAAATTATTAGTCAACCAAACTCGCTTGCCTGATTTACATGCTCAATGGGGCCACTGTTTCGGCTCAGATCCTTGGCTATCAATTTTGAGTCATTGCCAAGAAAGCCCAATACTTAAAGAACAAGAATTCCTTGCTTGTTCACTTGCCTTAAATGGATATTTTTCAATAGCGCAAATAAAAGTGACGCCGCAAACTCAATTTATATTACAAGAGGTAAAAGGCTATGAGTAATGTAGCGAAACATGAATATGTTGGTCATTTATTAAGTGTGCCTTTTAATAATAAACCATCTGCGGCTTTAGCTAGATGTATGCCCTTATCAAATGATAGTGACTTTGCAATATTTGCTGATTTACCTTGCTCTGATGCACCAGTTCTAATCAATTTTATTGAACATTATCAAATTTTAAATGAGTTAGTTTTACTGGCTAATGAACTATGGCCTAAAGAACTTACTATTTTAATACGCATTTCTATGCCAGGCGGTATGAGATTACCCGCATCCTTGCTCGCTAATAATGTTTTATTAATGCAAGACATCAAACCTGAAATTGACAAATTAGCAGGTAAAGTGACTCATCTTCTCACTATCGATGACAATTTTATTCGATATCAGTTGGAGCAAGGTCACAATCAAATTGCAATCAATTTACATAGCGTAAGTAATAATCAACAAGTCAATTTTTCTAAATTTATTGCAAAGCTTCGACACTTTAATATTGGTACTCAGTAATGCAAAGCAATGATCAAATGATCTTATCTCAATATTGGGCCGAAAAGATTGATTCGGTGAATCATGGATTAGCACTGCTACGCACAAAACTCAGTGAACTAACAGAAAAACCAAACCAAGTAATTTTTGTTAGTGCAGGTGAAATCAAGCCTTTATTAAACCCTTATATCTTAACTTTTTGTAAAGATATAAGTCATAACTTTGAATGTAAAGCCGATTTTATCAGCGCTGCATGTACTAGCTTACATGCCAGCATTTTTCATTTTAATAATAGTAAATCACATAATTGTTTGGTGATTTTACTGGAGCTAGATCAAACATTACAGCAAGGGTGTTTGAATGCGTTAGGCGTAGGTGATTCAAATGGTCAAGATGGTCTAATCGTAAATGATTGCATTGGCTTTTGCTTTTTAGAAAAAAGAGTTGCCCACAACCAAGATATTGTTATTGAACAATGCCAAATATTTTCACAACCTTCAGGCATATCTGGTATGCCAAAATTACTTAATCAGCTCATTACGCATATTGAAAATGATCAATCTCAGGGGTTATTTGTATCTTTTGACATTAATTCTGTATGGGGTAAAAAACTAAAATCAGCGTTAAAAAGTCGATTAAAAAAACTAGCAAAACCAACCTACTGGTTATCAAGTATTGAAACAGATCAGCGCCATTATTTAAGTTTAAAACCCATTTTAGAATTAAATAATTATCGCAACCAACTCAATAAAAAACCGCTGAACTTATTAACTTTAGGGGGTGGTGGTCGTGTTGGTAGTCTCAAGTTATCTATAAATACACACAATAAAAGCCAAATTGATGATGCTTCATTTAATGAGTTTTGTTTAACAACAGATCACGCTATTTATCAACAATCTCTTCAAGTGAAACCGTATTCAATTGAGGCTTATCATGCGATTGTTAAAGCTACTTTAAAATATCCACAACATCAATATCGTGGCATAAAGAATCACTATTTTCGCTGGCCCCTCAATTTAATTATCCAAGCTGGAGTTAAATCATGAACTACTTAACAAAAATAAATACGCATTATGATGTTTTAATTATTGGTGCCGGATGGGCCGGACTCACTTTAGCAAGACAACTTAAACAAGAAAATCCTAATTTAAACATTTTGCAGCTTGAGGCAAGTACCCAATTTAAAGCAAAAGTAGGTGAAGCCACTGTCGAAATAGCAGGTCATTATTTCATACATAGATTAGGCTTAGTAAATTATCTCTATCGCAACCATTTACCTAAAAATGGTCTACGTTTTTTATTTGATTCAGAAAATCATGATTTAGAACTAGATCAAATGAGTGAACATGGAACCACCAGTATCCCACCCCACCCTGCATTTCAGTTAGACCGAGCAAGATTTGAAAAAGACTTAGTTGAAATGAATAAAGCACAAGGTATCAACTTATTTTTAGGTGCAAAAGTAACAAAACTGGCAGTCAATGAAGCTGGCGATCATACCGTAGCTTTTAATTATCAAGGGCAAAATCATGAAGTAAACACCAAGTGGTTAATTGATGCCAGTGGCAGAGCCAGCTTATTGGCTAAACAGAAAAAGTTACATCATAGGAATGATGTTCCTAGGAACTGCGCAGCGTGGGCACGTTTTAGTAATGTGACTGACATTGACACTTTAGGCAGTAAAAAATGGCAAAAGATGGTCAATGGCCGGTTTTTATCTACCATACATTTCACCGGACCTGGCTATTGGATTTGGGTGATACCGCTTAGCGGTGGTTTTACTAGTATAGGTATAGATTGTGATAAGAATGTAATGGATAACCCACCATTAACACAAACGCAATTTATTGCGTTTTTAAAGCAGCACAAAGGCTTATGGCAAATACTCAAAAGTGCACATTTAGAAGATTTTGAAGCTTGGGGGCAATTGGCTTATCGCGGTAAAAAATATATCAGTGAGCAACGTTGGGCCACAACGGGCTTCGCAGCTATGTTTTTAGATCCACTTTTCAGTGGTGGTGGCGATATGATTGCACTCATAAATGATGCAATCACTAAAACAATATGTGATGACTTTGCTTATGATTCGATTGAACAAGCAGAGCAATCCTTAATCAAAAAAGTGCCTATATTAAATCAACAAGCCCATGAGTTTTATCAAGGTTTACATACCTATGTTAACAATACCAATCCAATTCTAGATTGTGCGCAATTATGCTCCCCTGTTGTTGCTTACAATACAGCAATTTATTTTTTAGAAGCTGCTTGGGACTATATGGCTGGTAACTTTATTGATTTAGAATTTTGGCAAAAGAAAGATTACATACGTCGTGGCTATTTAGCATTAGAAAAAGAACTTAATAAACAAATACTCGCGACTGTAGATACTTTGAAACAACAAAGCCGTTACTTTGATCGTAACAGTGAAGGTTTTTTTGAATCTGGTGCTGAGTTATATAAATACTTTGTATTTAATATGGGTCAAGCAGGTAAAGACGGTTGGCGTATTGATTTACATACTAAATTATGGGTCGATGTCTATTTAAAAGTCACCCAGTGCCGCTTAAATTTACCAAAATTTGCCAGCAGAAGATTAGTACAAGAATGCTTAACGCTACCTAAAATTTTATCCCTAGATACTTTTTCGCAAAATGATCTGCCTGAATTATTAGCCAATATAAATCAAAAGCTCACCGAAGAGTTACAAAAATTAACTGAACATACTGTGCTGACTGAAGTAAAAGAAGCATCGTTCACAACTGGAATAGTAAATGTACAAGTCGTTGATGATACTTTACCTGATGCAGAAATGAAAAAGTTGAACCAGCTCGCAAACACTATTTTTAATAGTGAACAAGATTACGTAGCCATGCCATTTATGGTGCCCTACTTTTTACAATTTTGCCGAAAGACTGATGAAAACATCATGTCAAAACCAATATTATCACTTGAGAGATGCTAATGGATAAAATGACTTATTTAGCACGTGATGGTGTTCTACTGGCATATGATAAGTTTTTAATCACTAATGCAAAAGCAACAGTTATCTTTTTACATGGCAGTACATACAATAGCCGTCGTTATGCAAACATTGCGAAGGTATTAAATCAACAAAATTATGCAGCTTGTCTTATTAATTGGCGTGGTCATGGCGGTTCTGAAGGACGTCTGGGAACTGTAGATTATATAGGACAGTTAGAGGATGATTTAGCTGATTTTATAACCCATTATCAGCAAGTCTGTGACCAACCTCTGATTTTAGCGGGACATTCAGCAGGGGCTGTGATTTGCTTAAGATATATAGATAAATATGGTTGTAATAATATAGATGGTGTGAGCTTTATCGCACCTGCAATAAACGGCCCTCTTGAAACAGTTAGATATAAACATACGTCTGCAAAATGGCAATATCAAATAAGTTATTTTAGAGCTGCAAAACCTGCAATAACGCCACCAGCACATGCTTTAACTTATGCGCCGAGCCTAAAAACATTGCCTTTTATCGTTGCTAAGTTATTGCCATTTATGCGCCATAAACCTATTTTAAGTTTTCCTGCGAATGAACGTATGGCGAGGCTAGAAGGCAGAGTATTGCATTATAGTTATAACTTAATGCTCTCTTGCGATATCAATAACTACCCTAGTGCATTTAACAAAATTTCTGTGCCAGTACTATTACTGTGTGGTAAGCATGATGAAGTTGTCCACCCTAACCTGCTAGAAACCATTTATCACTGGCACCTAAAACCTACATTGAATAAAAAGATAGTTGAGTTAAAAAAAGTAAATCATATTCAAGTGGTCACAGCATCAGCAATGATTTTACCCGATTGGCTCAATAGCATTTTTGAGCAATCAAATGATCTTGTTACGACTTCTGATGAGGAACTTGCATGATAAATCTACATGAATTTAACTTTTATGGTCAAATAACAAACCGAAATCACGTTATAAATCAATTAAACTTAGCTGAAGATGCATCTGATTTTGAATTAATATCAGCTGCGTACTTAAAATGGCAATTATCAATCAATGTATATTTGGCCGGTGATTATGCCATTGTGTTACCGCTAAAAGAAAAAAAACAAGTATTTATATGTTTATCTGCTTTTTCGAGCCACCAGTTATTTTATAAAATTAACAGTAAAACGCTAAAAATGAGTATTCAATTATCTGACTTTAGTCAGCAAGCAAAAGTATGTCCGTTTGCAGTTACTCAACTATTACATTGGCGTTATATCAGTTCACCAAACACATTATTCAAAGATGTTTATTCTCTAAATAATGGACAAAGTATTATTTGGCAACTTGAAACTGAGCCAGAGAAGATATCTCAAAAGCAGTTAACTTTATCTCAAAAGTTAAATGCGGCACCAAATGCAATTCAAGCAAATTCATCTGGTAATATCAGTAATGACGAACTGAGCTTTTTCAATATATTTAATCAATTACCACACCTAAGCCAAATAATAACGCATCCAGTATCAGCATTATGGCAAATTGAATTTTTGTTATTAGTACAAATCAGCCACGAAAAACAATTAGTATGTGCTCACAAACCGCGGCTTAATCAAGTAGAACAAAAGTCAAAATATACATTAAATACCAATATATTCAGAAGTCGTTTAAACGAGCAAAATAGCGCATTAAACAAATTTAAAAAGCAACTTTTGGCGCAATATAAAGCCGAAATAGCGTGCGAACCTGATGAGAACAAAACAAGTTTTGCAACTTGGACCTATTTATCATTTGAGTTACCAAATAAATGGGCTCAACAAAGGTTAATTGCTAAAGCATATAACAAAGACATCCAATTTAATTATTGTAATAGCAATAAATTAAAGCAGCTGTTATCAGAAAACATTAGCTCAACTCAACCTCAAACAAGCCAGTTTTTTAGTTTTAATGATGAAAGTATCATTAATATTTTTGATGCAATGCAAAGGTTAATGCATCACGGCTTTGAACCGGTTACCAACAAACTATTTCACGTTGTGCCGCCAATTTCCGCCAAATTACTTAAAAAACATAAGAAAAATCCAATTCAAGTAGAAGAATTCTGCTGCTTATCCTTAACCTTAGATCACTTAGCAAGACATGCTGATTGGTCTGTAGATTAATTTTAAAACAACATAATAGAGAGTAAATATGTCAGATAAATCACAATTAACTTCATTGCAAACTGAAGTAGCACAAATGCTAAATAAAGAACAAATTGATGCAGATACCCCTTTAGGTGAGTTAGGTGTTGATTCACTAAATGTTGTTGAAGTTATTTTAATCTGTGAGCAAATATATACCGATGTCAGTGATCCTGAAGCACTTATTTTTGATGAGTTTACCACTTTACGTGATATGGATGCTCAGCTGTTAGAAGCATCAGATAATTTCGTATAACTACCAAAGGAATTTAAAATGAAAAAAATCTTCAGCTTTATAATCACAAGCTTAGTAATTGGTAATATTATTTCTTGGTCTATGGGGTCTTGGCCGATTGAATTTAAACATCAAGCTTATACAGAGCAACAACGCTCAAGTATCAAGTCCCTAAAGCAAGAATTAG is a genomic window of Pseudoalteromonas sp. '520P1 No. 423' containing:
- a CDS encoding NAD(P)/FAD-dependent oxidoreductase — encoded protein: MNYLTKINTHYDVLIIGAGWAGLTLARQLKQENPNLNILQLEASTQFKAKVGEATVEIAGHYFIHRLGLVNYLYRNHLPKNGLRFLFDSENHDLELDQMSEHGTTSIPPHPAFQLDRARFEKDLVEMNKAQGINLFLGAKVTKLAVNEAGDHTVAFNYQGQNHEVNTKWLIDASGRASLLAKQKKLHHRNDVPRNCAAWARFSNVTDIDTLGSKKWQKMVNGRFLSTIHFTGPGYWIWVIPLSGGFTSIGIDCDKNVMDNPPLTQTQFIAFLKQHKGLWQILKSAHLEDFEAWGQLAYRGKKYISEQRWATTGFAAMFLDPLFSGGGDMIALINDAITKTICDDFAYDSIEQAEQSLIKKVPILNQQAHEFYQGLHTYVNNTNPILDCAQLCSPVVAYNTAIYFLEAAWDYMAGNFIDLEFWQKKDYIRRGYLALEKELNKQILATVDTLKQQSRYFDRNSEGFFESGAELYKYFVFNMGQAGKDGWRIDLHTKLWVDVYLKVTQCRLNLPKFASRRLVQECLTLPKILSLDTFSQNDLPELLANINQKLTEELQKLTEHTVLTEVKEASFTTGIVNVQVVDDTLPDAEMKKLNQLANTIFNSEQDYVAMPFMVPYFLQFCRKTDENIMSKPILSLERC
- a CDS encoding alpha/beta fold hydrolase gives rise to the protein MDKMTYLARDGVLLAYDKFLITNAKATVIFLHGSTYNSRRYANIAKVLNQQNYAACLINWRGHGGSEGRLGTVDYIGQLEDDLADFITHYQQVCDQPLILAGHSAGAVICLRYIDKYGCNNIDGVSFIAPAINGPLETVRYKHTSAKWQYQISYFRAAKPAITPPAHALTYAPSLKTLPFIVAKLLPFMRHKPILSFPANERMARLEGRVLHYSYNLMLSCDINNYPSAFNKISVPVLLLCGKHDEVVHPNLLETIYHWHLKPTLNKKIVELKKVNHIQVVTASAMILPDWLNSIFEQSNDLVTTSDEELA
- a CDS encoding acyl carrier protein; its protein translation is MSDKSQLTSLQTEVAQMLNKEQIDADTPLGELGVDSLNVVEVILICEQIYTDVSDPEALIFDEFTTLRDMDAQLLEASDNFV